The following nucleotide sequence is from Silurus meridionalis isolate SWU-2019-XX chromosome 5, ASM1480568v1, whole genome shotgun sequence.
TCAGGCACAATGGTATTAGTAAAGTagagtcaggtgctgatgtactgtaggtgagaaggtgacgAGGCCTGGGGCGCAGTAAgacttcatcccaaaggtgttcaatagagttatagagctctatagcaggagatcttccactccaacccatataaagcatgtcttcatggaggtggctttgttcacagggcAGTGGTGGATGAATTACATAAggcatgtagttgagtaaaagtaaaatgtgactccagtaaaagtaaaaagtgttcatttaacctttcacttgagtaaaagtacaaaagtctcctctttcaaatgtaattaagtatcaaagtagtgatttattataactttaatgttcctattatcattttcatcacaagactctttgcttaatcaactcagtttatgtgaaaagactcgaatgtgactctcagcacactgatctattaatagaatgacattaatgactcaaacactgattgatttctaataaattatcatgagcccagaaccttttcaactacttcagaAGAATCATGTAAAtgaggccacaggtgttgtggaaAGTTCAAGTCTggagattcttccatcattAATTCCtatcaaaatgttctgcttgctgttgaactgaggctgaactgtatgtttgtgataAGTAGATACGACGAAGCGCCAATGGCAGTTCTAGCTTTAATAACACGCTGGTTAAACCACGCCATGACCCAACATTTGATAAGCtgctctctgcttcagctaccgtcactggatgagtaagaacATAATCTCTGAGCAGTCCACAAATATGGAGACATTTCtgacatgtataaatatcaccctaaatgcatttattacacaattaaatgCACACCATTGTGGACGATTTATTAAACTCTCAAAACCAATAACTCCTTAGCTAATGGTAGCCGTGATACATACgacatctatatccttataatatatatcttttaaatgagcctttttAGCAGCACTGGAGATTCTCCTTACTGAcctcagtacaatcacagaaaacctttatgacatcacctcacTTAAAggaaaccaaatcaataagtgctgtttaactacaatccaactggACCAGTTACAGGAGGGAGGAACTGTTTTGTtgttacacacattataataaacaacATACTATAAATGATAATGCTATGCAGCTAAAAAATTGTTGCTCTATGTGTAAAAACACAGCAGGAAACAGTATAACGTAAGTgatatacagatatacagtGATGTACAGTTATTAACctgtttcattaaatgcattagtcTTTACTATTCTCGTTACAAGATGAGCGATAGAGcagcatacacacattcatcttTTGCACATTTCACTTATAGtcatttcctatttttttctgaattgggctcctgagggtttTGACCtcttttgtcatccataattttaatttgagttCAGATCTCATTACTGACATGACGTCAGCTCTAGTTTAGCTCAATAACTGTGGTTTTACTGTGTAGCTGTGCTCAGATCATTAAAGATGAGAAACATAATGTGAGCATGAATTCATATGCTTAAAACTAAAAAACTGGATCATAACTGTAATGCTAGCTGGAGGCTCTGTGGGGGgagaaaaacgttttttttttaaacagtgttaTTGCGTGCTTTGGCCTCTAGGGGACTCAGATCTAACACAATGTAGATGTGAAATCAACGCTGTTCTATAAAGAAAAGAATCTaaaatatcacatttttttcttgtacatATAGAAATATGTTTCTCTGGTCTCTATTGATCTCTCAttacacttttctttctttttcagtttccATGATTTGCGtgaggtatttttttttctctctttatgaGTCACTTCTCAATAATGGCCAGAAGGGGGCGATAAGAGAGAAGGTGAAGATAAGAGATGGCTGTAAATGCAGCAGGGGACATACCATTTCCAAATATatcatatacatgtacatatatatatatatatatatatatatatatatatatatatatatatatatatatatatataaattgctgtttgtgtgtttagtatACCAGACTAGCTTATAACtatatgtgcacacacacacacacacacacatgcaaatcaTCCATGATGAGGACATTAATACACCATAACAGGtccactttgtttttatttaaacataaaccGAGCTTGACACAATACATCAAGAATAAACCATTATAAATACGAAACCCCGACATGCTTCCCTCCCCATAACACAATAAtctcattataattatattatatatgtaacaataacataaaaatgtgtgtttttttcataaatagGACTATTTACATTGGCATGTCAGCCTTGATTATTTTCTCAACATgcgttcaaaatataaaaataaaaatctaattgatAGGTTTATGTAcatggcgttttttttttttttataaatataaagactacaaactgtatttttaaaatacaaagatAAATACACGCACATTGTGTACACTgtgtcccaaaaaaaaaacgaaaaaaaacaaggaaatcCATACATCATTTGGATATTTAGCATTCACAAAACACGTGACGTCAGAAATGCAATTTTAAGGACAATTGCAGGTTTCTGattatgcttattttttttttgtttgtttgctttaaaaTACCACTTACGCGCATTGcgtgtttaatttgtttaacaGTATCTGTTTCTAACTTTGTCGCACATCCTGGAGAAGTTTGTTAATCTCTGCGACAAGCTCGCTGGCATCCATGATCTCGCTGCGGCTCTCGCAACGCTTACCATGGAGCACCGACTCCAGCTCGTCCTCTTCGTGATTCTCCGGAATCTCCTCCATCGCTGGCAGCCATTTTGAACAGGAAGCTGACATGGATAGAGGAGCGGCGAGAGGTGGAGCCGCCACTGAGGTAGCCATGTGACTGGCGGGCGCGTGGCCATGACCCGGGTTCTGGAAATGTGTGTTGGCGGCCCAGGCTGCCACGCCGTGCTGAAACGCCGAGGCGGCGTTCGCTTTACCTGGCAGGTGCCCCTTTCTCCTTTCAAGTGACCCCGCCCCCACAGGCACTCGCTCAGTCTCATTAGTCTCAGTATAGGCATCCAGTGATGTGGGAAGGAGCCTTTGGAAAACGCTGTTCATCTCCGAAAGCAGCGACGTGGTCCCGCAAATGTCTTCTCCTTTCTCTGCTTCGGCTTCTTGTCCTTCCTCTTCCTCGCTCTCTTTACCGAAAGTTGAGAAGCTTTTCTTCCTCAGGGTGGACTCTCCTGATTGGGTGGCTTCAGGGGCAGGAGCCTGCTGAGGATCCTCACCAGGAATGTAAAGGTTGCTCCGGTAATCGGCTGTGGCCTGTGAGGACAGTGGGGGCATCCAGCACTGATCGGAATGGCCCAGGACGCGACACTCTTCCGTGCACAGCCTCATcgctaaaaaggaaaaaaacaaacaacaaacaattcTCGTTAGCTTGTTTTGTTAACTGCTTTGTTAAACTGATGAAGAGTCCTTTGATGAAAAGTACGTCGCTTCTGAACATGGTCGCCTTTGTGTCAGGctagtcttttctttttctttttctttttttttgcgagATGAAATGATTCAGATAATAGCTAATGCGCCGTGTTTTCCCCACCGCCTCTGAACTCCATTTAATTCTCTGAGTGCACTTACTAGCACAAAATGCGTAAAAACCTGGAACACCAAATTAATTCAGCCGCCTCTTAACCATTCAAATAAGTCTGTTTACAGCCGAACAATGGAATAAAAGCTCTCCCGTTCCAAgcgtctctctcttcctctctatctctctctctctctctctctctctctctctctctcccatctctATCTTGCTCACTTTCCTCACCATCCCTTCTAAAGAATATATAATTCAAATCAAATACGCCAAATTATAACCTTCATTAAACATGCACGCTGTTGCTCCGTCACGTCCCAGGGACTTCATTATGGGCCCATTAGCTTTGAAAGGGCCATTTATAATACATCTTAGagctaataaaaacaaaatctggTGCATTTGCGAAACCTCGGCGAGGCATTGATTTGGGGCCCGCTCACATGAAAGGAGAGAAGCAAAGATTAAACTAggtagatttgtgtgtgtgtgtgggggcttGGTTTTAAAGGTGTAAAACTCATTCTGGAACTCGATGTAACCTGCTAATGAGGCTACGTCCTGAACCAGGTACCTGTTTTGCATGGAAAAACCCTGTTATCAATGAAAGACTCAAAACCATCAGAAGATGTTTCTGTATTATAATTTAAAGAGCAAAGTTTGAATCCCAATGACCACCCGTGTAATTGACCATGATGGTAGAGAGGGGAGGGGTGGAACGGAGAGACCTACTCTGTACTGTAAATCAGAGCTAGCCAATCTGGGCCCTCTGTGTAAATCATCTCTATGAAATAAGGCAGTAGGGATCTCCTCTGAGTGTGTACAGCTTTTGGGTAACATGAGCAGCAGATCAAAACTATGCTCAACTTCACAAGACCAATTTTTGAGGACATATCTGTCTTTAATGCCATGTGGAATGAAAAATATTGCTTTTGCTATTAAATggcttcaaataaaaaatgggaCAGATCTTCAAAATGGTGGAAAACCATCTTGTTTACCTGGGTGTGGACGGTGCTGTCCATCAGGAGTGAAGACCTCCCCAAATCCCTCTCCCAGCAATGGAGACTCTCGTCCCATTTCACAATCGCTGTCTCCAGCTTCACTGTCTCCTCGGCCACTGTCCTTCAGACTAAACTTGTCCATCTCGTTCAGCGCGTACCTGAGTATGAAAAAAGTTGGATTCGTGCTGATTGCTTGCTCTGTAAGGATCTGGTTCAAGCGAATGACGCATGCGAGTCATTATTACAGAAAAACTAATTATGTAATGCAATGCAAGGCTATGGACTTTTATGTAACACTTTTCAGTCTCCATTAGACAAAACAATAAAGCAGATGAGTGCATATGCAAACAAAATTGtgcttttggtttttatttgttcttttttttgtttgtttttgttttcttttaaacaagaTGGAGGCCGGAGTTTATAGTTGAACACTTTGACATCCCCAGGTTCTCTGAGCTCTCTAATACCCAGCCTGAACCTGGGGAGACTTTCTAATTATGACGGGCTGAAAGACGATTGGTTACCTGTAGCTCCGAGTGTATTTGTTGCCACGGAAACTCGGTCTGGGTTGGTACTGGCCCTGATGAAGTATGGACAGAAGCTGTGAAACTTGCTATAGCCGAACaggaaaaacagaacaaaagggGGAagggcaaataaaaaaaaaaaacagacatggaAACGAAAAAAATGAGTAATGGTGGACCAGACAGCAATGCAACACACAGCAGGGGGGTTTATGGTATGGGAACGAGGGATCATGCATTATGGATGGGTTAATGGATGGGACGAAAGGAAAATTCTCTTTgcacatacttaaaaaaaaaagtgtatgatGGTATAATCATTGCAACGAAAATGATAAGGTTTCAAAACATATAACAGTTCAAAAGCAAAGTACATAAATTgttaatttcacattttttttagaacataaGTCAGAAATACATTAGTATTATGTGTGGTTGGTTATTTTTGTagttatttattacacacaaagacacacaacaTAAACATCCAAAGTTCTTACCTCCACAGGTGGTGTGGCATGAGCAAGCTCCAAAGCAAAATTCTCTGGCACGTGATTGGAGGAGATGGTTACCAGGCTGTTAAGTGATTGGCGGCTGTGGTGGCTGTGCCTGCTGTCGGGAGCCGGAGAGCCTGAAGGTGAGCGTGGATGTGCCCTTACAGGCAGTGTTCCATTCACAGTGGGCACCAGCGTGATATCCCCCTTGTGGATCTGCCTGGCCGGTTTCTTCGGGTGGTTCTGGTAGGTGGACTCTGCCACACGGCAGTTGTACGAGTGTCGTGGGTCCTTCTGGTCTCGAGAGCAGCGTGTGGCAAACAATACCATGACGAGCAGAAGGACACCACAGATAGCACCCagggagatgatgatgatcatggaGAGGTCAAGTGAGGACTGGCTGCCAGAATCCGAAGGTATGAATTGACTCTCAGGGTGGTCACGTAACAGGACATGAAGAACTGCACGAGTAGAAAGGCGTGTCGAGGCGCCGCGGTCCTGAACCAACACAGCCAGGTCAATACTGTCACGTCCCATCAAATCCACACTTCCGTTGGTCCTGAGCTCACACCTTCTTGGTTCCATTAAGAACAACCCTTCTTCATTTCCACCCACAATGGAGCATGTCACTTCTCCGTTGGCACCAGCATCCCGATCGCTCGTCTTGATGACTGTCACCAAGTGTCCAGGTTCGGCCTGCCTCCAGAGTGGCACATCAGCTGTGTGGTTGCTGAGGGCTGGTGCCAGAATAATTGGCGCGTTGTCATTTTCATCTAGAACAGTCAAGATTACAGTGGCATTGGCACTTAGTGATGTTCCACTTCCACCATCCTGTGCTTGAACCGTGAAGGCCAAACGGCCCACTTCCTCACGATCAAAGCTCCTCAAAGCATACACGGCACCATTGGATGGGTCGATGGTTACATAGGTGGAGATGGAACTTCCCTGAACCATGCTTTCCAAGATAGAGTAGGTCACCTGACCATTGGTCCCCAGATCTGGATCAGTGGCTGAAACTGAGGTGAGATATGCACCAGGTGAGTTGTTTTCAGACTTGAAGATCTCATAGCGGCTCTTCTCAAAGCGTGGTGGGTTGTCATTTTCATCCTGCACTTGCACGGTAAAATGTTTGATGGTAGAAAGGCTAGGAGAACCTTTGTCTTCTGCAATCACTGTCAGGCTGTACTCAGAACGTTTCTCACGGTCTAGAGACACATTGGTTAGGATCATGTAGTTGTTCTCGTAGGTTTTCTGCAGCCGGAAGTGGCCGTGTCCGTGCAATTTGCATGTCACTTCTCCATTCAGACCAGAGTCACTGTCATCCACACGCACCAATGCGATGAAGGTGTCCACTGGTGCTGCCTCTGAGATGTAGGCCACCTCCTCCTTCCCCTGCGTCATCAGGTTGATATTAATTTTAGGCTTATTGTCGTTGACATCCACCACTTTAACGATGATCTTGCAGTGGCCCGGAATAGAGTTAGGCCCCATATCCTGAGCCTGGACATCCAGCTCATAGGATGAAGTAGTCTCATAGTCTACCTTCTTGATTAACGTGATTTGTCCATTCTCGGGATCAATTTTAAATGTCTCAAGAATCTTGAGGGACACATGGCTGCTAAAGGAGTAGATGATCTTGCCATTGGTGCCTTCATCTGGATCTGTGGCGTTCAAATCCACCAGCAGGGTTCCAGGAATAGAGTTTTCCGGAAGGCTGACGGCATAGGCCTGCTGGTCAAACACTGGGCTATTGTCGTTGGAATCCAGAACGTTGATTTTGAGAAGTGTTGACCCAGAGCGTGGCGGTGAACCCGAATCTGctgcactgaggaccagttggAAGTTCGATTGGGTCTCTCTGTCCAGCTCTCGCACAACAACCAGGTCAGCATAACGGGCACCATCAGTACGGGTGCGGACATCGATGCGGAAGAAACCATTTCGCTCCAGGGAGTAGGCGTGCAATGCATTGTCGCCCACATCTGGGTCAGAAGCTGCATCAAGGGGCAGGCGGGTTCCAACTGCTGCACTCTCGGAGATCTCAACAGGCACAACTGAACGGGAGAACCGGGGTGGGTGGTCGTTAACATCCAAGACTTCGACCTGGACACGGAAGAGCTGCAGGTGTTCAGCGGGCAAAGTGACCACGTCGAACTCGAGTGTGCAGTTCGGATGGCTGCCGCACAGCGCTTCTCGGTCGATGCGCGAGCCCACGCTGATCTCACCGTCTTCCTCGCGCACGGCGATCAGCGGCGCGCTGCTGCCCGCGTGCATGGCGCGGAAGCGTGGCGACACCGAGCTGGGAAGGCGAGCCAGTGGCGCCGCCGCGTCCTCCCGTAACCTCCCGATCACCGTGCCCGCTCGCTGCTCCTCCAGAACTTTGTACTTCAGGGTCTTGCCCGGTGGATCGCGCGTTACCGCCGTCACCAAAGACGCGAGATGCAAAAGCGCAAGGAGGGTCAGCGCAGCGGCTCGAGCTCGGGTCTTCAACTGGTCCATCTtcaaaaggagagaaagaaagaaagaaagaaagaaaaacgacCAAAAAGTCGTAATTCCGACAGAGATGCTGTGGAGCAGTGTCGTTAGGTTCCTCTTAACACCGGGAGCATGTTAAAATCCTTGCGTAAAGTCCTCGCGCAGCCGTGCGGCATCGATCAGATCAACTCTGATCCGGGAgcaaaccaataaataaataaataaataaatacatatataaataaaagttgactaaaaaataaacatgaagtccagggttttttcttccttccttccctcctcaCCCGCTTTAACTATTCCTCAGAGAAGACATCAGGAGGCAGCGACGCAGCGCTGCAACCCCGAAAGCGCgcactgcacacggacactttctTCCAGAGTGAAACactgtgcgtctgtgtgtgtgtgtgtgtgtgtgtctgtgggagGCGccttggagagagagacagagagagagacacagagagagagagacacagagagagagagagagagagagagagagtgtgtgtgtatgcgcgcGCTCTTACGCGCCCTCTCGCCGTCTGCGACTCTGGCGCTCAGACTGCAGCTctgaaaagcacatacaaaagcgcgcacacacactcacactaaaacccccacccctcactcacactcacacacacacacacacacacacacacacaacacaccacacacacacacacacacacacacacacacacaccaaacc
It contains:
- the pcdh18b gene encoding protocadherin-18b isoform X1, with protein sequence MDQLKTRARAAALTLLALLHLASLVTAVTRDPPGKTLKYKVLEEQRAGTVIGRLREDAAAPLARLPSSVSPRFRAMHAGSSAPLIAVREEDGEISVGSRIDREALCGSHPNCTLEFDVVTLPAEHLQLFRVQVEVLDVNDHPPRFSRSVVPVEISESAAVGTRLPLDAASDPDVGDNALHAYSLERNGFFRIDVRTRTDGARYADLVVVRELDRETQSNFQLVLSAADSGSPPRSGSTLLKINVLDSNDNSPVFDQQAYAVSLPENSIPGTLLVDLNATDPDEGTNGKIIYSFSSHVSLKILETFKIDPENGQITLIKKVDYETTSSYELDVQAQDMGPNSIPGHCKIIVKVVDVNDNKPKININLMTQGKEEVAYISEAAPVDTFIALVRVDDSDSGLNGEVTCKLHGHGHFRLQKTYENNYMILTNVSLDREKRSEYSLTVIAEDKGSPSLSTIKHFTVQVQDENDNPPRFEKSRYEIFKSENNSPGAYLTSVSATDPDLGTNGQVTYSILESMVQGSSISTYVTIDPSNGAVYALRSFDREEVGRLAFTVQAQDGGSGTSLSANATVILTVLDENDNAPIILAPALSNHTADVPLWRQAEPGHLVTVIKTSDRDAGANGEVTCSIVGGNEEGLFLMEPRRCELRTNGSVDLMGRDSIDLAVLVQDRGASTRLSTRAVLHVLLRDHPESQFIPSDSGSQSSLDLSMIIIISLGAICGVLLLVMVLFATRCSRDQKDPRHSYNCRVAESTYQNHPKKPARQIHKGDITLVPTVNGTLPVRAHPRSPSGSPAPDSRHSHHSRQSLNSLVTISSNHVPENFALELAHATPPVEQVSQLLSILHQGQYQPRPSFRGNKYTRSYRYALNEMDKFSLKDSGRGDSEAGDSDCEMGRESPLLGEGFGEVFTPDGQHRPHPAMRLCTEECRVLGHSDQCWMPPLSSQATADYRSNLYIPGEDPQQAPAPEATQSGESTLRKKSFSTFGKESEEEEGQEAEAEKGEDICGTTSLLSEMNSVFQRLLPTSLDAYTETNETERVPVGAGSLERRKGHLPGKANAASAFQHGVAAWAANTHFQNPGHGHAPASHMATSVAAPPLAAPLSMSASCSKWLPAMEEIPENHEEDELESVLHGKRCESRSEIMDASELVAEINKLLQDVRQS
- the pcdh18b gene encoding protocadherin-18b isoform X2, with amino-acid sequence MDQLKTRARAAALTLLALLHLASLVTAVTRDPPGKTLKYKVLEEQRAGTVIGRLREDAAAPLARLPSSVSPRFRAMHAGSSAPLIAVREEDGEISVGSRIDREALCGSHPNCTLEFDVVTLPAEHLQLFRVQVEVLDVNDHPPRFSRSVVPVEISESAAVGTRLPLDAASDPDVGDNALHAYSLERNGFFRIDVRTRTDGARYADLVVVRELDRETQSNFQLVLSAADSGSPPRSGSTLLKINVLDSNDNSPVFDQQAYAVSLPENSIPGTLLVDLNATDPDEGTNGKIIYSFSSHVSLKILETFKIDPENGQITLIKKVDYETTSSYELDVQAQDMGPNSIPGHCKIIVKVVDVNDNKPKININLMTQGKEEVAYISEAAPVDTFIALVRVDDSDSGLNGEVTCKLHGHGHFRLQKTYENNYMILTNVSLDREKRSEYSLTVIAEDKGSPSLSTIKHFTVQVQDENDNPPRFEKSRYEIFKSENNSPGAYLTSVSATDPDLGTNGQVTYSILESMVQGSSISTYVTIDPSNGAVYALRSFDREEVGRLAFTVQAQDGGSGTSLSANATVILTVLDENDNAPIILAPALSNHTADVPLWRQAEPGHLVTVIKTSDRDAGANGEVTCSIVGGNEEGLFLMEPRRCELRTNGSVDLMGRDSIDLAVLVQDRGASTRLSTRAVLHVLLRDHPESQFIPSDSGSQSSLDLSMIIIISLGAICGVLLLVMVLFATRCSRDQKDPRHSYNCRVAESTYQNHPKKPARQIHKGDITLVPTVNGTLPVRAHPRSPSGSPAPDSRHSHHSRQSLNSLVTISSNHVPENFALELAHATPPVEGQYQPRPSFRGNKYTRSYRYALNEMDKFSLKDSGRGDSEAGDSDCEMGRESPLLGEGFGEVFTPDGQHRPHPAMRLCTEECRVLGHSDQCWMPPLSSQATADYRSNLYIPGEDPQQAPAPEATQSGESTLRKKSFSTFGKESEEEEGQEAEAEKGEDICGTTSLLSEMNSVFQRLLPTSLDAYTETNETERVPVGAGSLERRKGHLPGKANAASAFQHGVAAWAANTHFQNPGHGHAPASHMATSVAAPPLAAPLSMSASCSKWLPAMEEIPENHEEDELESVLHGKRCESRSEIMDASELVAEINKLLQDVRQS